The Algiphilus sp. genome has a segment encoding these proteins:
- a CDS encoding DUF1365 domain-containing protein encodes MTPGRTGSREDAVLYRARVMHRRRVAPLYRFVYRVFYLLVDIDRLAETARRHRLFSYNRFNVLSFHDRDHGVAPGGLRAWVDRTLAARGIRLGGGRVRVLCMPRVLGHVFNPISLFYCEDAGGALRAVIAEVRNTFGERHCYVLEAGGDALEWEQPLGARKRFHVSPFMALEGGYRFRLREPGERLRVAIAARNDDGPLMDAVLAGERRAFDSRRVLMTVVAMPLMTLKVVAAIHWQALKIWLRGAAFHRKPEPPVQETS; translated from the coding sequence ATGACGCCCGGGCGCACCGGTTCGCGTGAGGACGCGGTGCTGTACCGGGCCCGCGTCATGCACCGGCGTCGCGTGGCGCCGCTCTATCGCTTCGTCTACCGCGTGTTCTACCTGCTGGTGGACATCGATCGGCTGGCGGAGACGGCGCGGCGGCATCGCCTGTTCTCGTACAACCGCTTCAACGTGCTGAGCTTTCACGACCGCGATCACGGTGTCGCACCGGGCGGGCTGCGCGCGTGGGTGGACCGCACGCTGGCCGCGCGCGGCATCCGGCTCGGCGGCGGGCGCGTGCGCGTGCTCTGCATGCCGCGGGTGCTGGGTCACGTGTTCAATCCGATCAGCCTGTTCTACTGCGAGGACGCCGGTGGCGCGCTGCGGGCCGTGATCGCCGAGGTGCGCAACACCTTCGGCGAGCGGCACTGCTATGTGCTCGAGGCCGGCGGCGACGCCCTGGAATGGGAGCAGCCGCTGGGGGCGCGCAAGCGTTTCCACGTCTCGCCCTTCATGGCCCTGGAGGGCGGCTACCGCTTCCGCCTGCGGGAACCGGGCGAGCGCCTGCGCGTCGCCATCGCGGCGCGCAATGACGACGGCCCGCTGATGGACGCCGTGCTCGCCGGTGAGCGTCGCGCCTTCGACAGTCGCCGCGTGCTGATGACCGTGGTCGCCATGCCGCTGATGACCCTCAAGGTGGTCGCCGCCATTCACTGGCAGGCGCTGAAGATCTGGCTGCGCGGCGCCGCCTTTCATCGCAAACCCGAGCCACCGGTACAGGAGACCAGTTGA
- a CDS encoding cyclopropane-fatty-acyl-phospholipid synthase family protein, whose amino-acid sequence MRILTEPMHEGSGKAPKLGAGLRLLVYMLRGLRVGSLDLRLPDGSVRRFEGAEPGPHGVLHVHRAEIIRHVLRGGEVGFGEAYMAGCWDSPDLTALLCVLYRNQGHYRGPYEKNALGRALGFVQHRLRLSKARARDNIAHHYDLGNAFYKQWLDGTMAYSSAVFADENQTLRDAQINKFRLLAERLDLQPGHHMLEIGSGWGGFAIWCAQQYGCRVTGLTLSSEQLAESRARAEAAGVADRVRFHLQDYRDHAGRYDRIASIEMYEAVGERHWRGYMRAIHDALRPGGLAAIQGITIDAAIFDSYRRKRDFIQKYIFPGGMLCAPAHFESLAAEAGMTPEDARFYGHDYARTLAVWHRNVLARRDSITATFDERFLRMWRYYLAYCECGFLTGSIDLMQITLRRS is encoded by the coding sequence ATGCGCATCCTGACTGAGCCCATGCACGAGGGATCGGGCAAGGCACCCAAGCTGGGTGCCGGCCTGCGTCTGCTGGTGTACATGCTGCGCGGCCTGCGCGTGGGCAGCCTCGATCTGCGCCTGCCCGACGGCAGCGTGCGCCGCTTCGAGGGTGCCGAGCCGGGGCCGCACGGCGTGCTGCACGTGCACCGCGCCGAGATCATCCGGCACGTGCTGCGCGGCGGCGAGGTCGGCTTCGGCGAGGCCTACATGGCGGGCTGCTGGGATTCGCCCGATCTCACGGCGCTGCTCTGCGTGCTCTACCGGAACCAGGGCCACTACCGCGGCCCCTACGAGAAGAACGCGCTCGGGCGGGCGCTGGGCTTCGTCCAGCATCGCCTGCGGTTGAGCAAGGCACGGGCGCGCGACAACATCGCCCACCACTACGACCTGGGCAACGCCTTCTACAAGCAGTGGCTCGACGGCACCATGGCCTATTCGAGCGCGGTCTTCGCGGACGAGAACCAGACCCTGCGCGACGCCCAGATCAACAAGTTCCGGCTGCTGGCCGAGCGTCTCGATCTGCAGCCCGGGCACCACATGCTGGAGATCGGCTCGGGCTGGGGCGGTTTCGCGATCTGGTGCGCGCAGCAGTACGGATGCCGCGTCACCGGCCTGACGCTGTCCAGCGAGCAGCTGGCCGAATCGCGCGCCCGTGCCGAGGCGGCCGGCGTGGCGGACCGTGTCCGGTTCCATCTGCAGGACTACCGGGATCACGCCGGCCGCTACGATCGCATCGCCAGCATCGAGATGTACGAGGCCGTCGGCGAGCGTCACTGGCGCGGCTACATGCGCGCCATTCACGACGCGCTGCGCCCGGGCGGGCTTGCCGCCATCCAGGGCATCACCATCGACGCCGCGATCTTCGACAGCTATCGCCGCAAGCGCGACTTCATCCAGAAGTACATCTTCCCGGGCGGCATGCTGTGCGCGCCGGCGCACTTCGAGTCGCTGGCGGCCGAGGCCGGCATGACCCCGGAGGACGCGCGCTTCTACGGCCACGACTACGCGCGGACGCTGGCGGTGTGGCACCGCAACGTGCTGGCGCGGCGCGACAGCATCACCGCCACCTTCGACGAGCGCTTCCTGCGCATGTGGCGCTACTACCTCGCCTACTGCGAGTGCGGCTTCCTCACCGGCTCCATCGACCTCATGCAGATCACGCTGCGCCGGTCCTAG
- a CDS encoding FAD-dependent oxidoreductase, whose translation MRIAVVGSGISGLTAAYCLGGHHDVTVFEAQDRLGGHSNTVTVETALGPRAIDTGFIVCNPVNYPGFFGLMAELGVPLLPSDMSLGVSVDHGRIEWAGDHNVLKVFAQPRLALSPAHLGMLTAVLRFNRHVKRLLAEDALPDITLGEFLDRHRYPQTLRVRYIAAMAGPIWSTSTRGVMAFPFPAFARFFESHGLLNVRERPQWMTVSGGSQYYVQRLRERCRARFLTGTAVRALSRGGQGVRVQTEHDEAVFDAVVCAAHSDEALAMLGDASPAERAIVGAVPFARNRAVLHSDTSLMPRRRRAWSSWNALLDGDAPSDVPIGVSYWMNRLQNLDTPDPFILTLNPPREPARDRVLYETEYAHPQYTPETIAAQSRLGEIQGANGIWWAGAWTGYGFHEDGLKSGLAAAAGIDAACRPDWAEAA comes from the coding sequence ATGCGCATTGCTGTCGTCGGCTCGGGGATCTCCGGCCTCACCGCGGCCTACTGCCTGGGCGGTCACCATGATGTGACCGTCTTCGAGGCACAGGACCGCCTGGGCGGGCACAGCAATACCGTGACCGTCGAGACCGCGCTCGGCCCGCGTGCCATCGACACCGGCTTCATCGTCTGCAATCCGGTCAACTACCCGGGCTTCTTCGGCCTCATGGCCGAACTTGGCGTGCCGCTGCTGCCCAGCGATATGTCGCTGGGCGTATCGGTGGACCACGGTCGCATCGAATGGGCCGGCGACCACAACGTGCTCAAGGTCTTCGCACAGCCGCGGCTGGCGCTGTCGCCCGCCCATCTCGGCATGCTGACCGCGGTGCTGCGCTTCAACCGCCACGTCAAGCGCCTGCTGGCCGAGGACGCCCTGCCCGACATCACCCTCGGCGAATTCCTCGATCGCCACCGCTATCCGCAGACACTGCGCGTGCGCTACATCGCGGCCATGGCCGGTCCGATCTGGAGCACGTCGACTCGTGGTGTGATGGCGTTCCCGTTTCCGGCCTTCGCGCGCTTCTTCGAGAGCCACGGACTGCTTAACGTACGCGAACGCCCACAGTGGATGACCGTGTCGGGCGGCTCGCAGTACTATGTTCAACGGTTGCGCGAGCGCTGCCGCGCGCGGTTCCTCACCGGCACCGCGGTGCGCGCGCTCTCGCGCGGGGGTCAGGGGGTTCGCGTGCAGACCGAGCACGACGAAGCGGTCTTCGATGCGGTCGTGTGTGCTGCGCACTCGGACGAGGCGCTGGCCATGCTCGGCGATGCCTCGCCGGCCGAGCGCGCGATCGTGGGAGCCGTGCCCTTCGCCCGCAACCGGGCGGTGCTCCACAGCGATACCTCCCTGATGCCGCGGCGCCGGCGTGCATGGTCGAGCTGGAACGCGCTGCTCGACGGCGATGCGCCGAGCGATGTGCCCATCGGCGTCAGCTACTGGATGAATCGGCTGCAGAATCTCGATACGCCCGATCCGTTCATCCTGACGCTGAACCCGCCGCGCGAGCCGGCGCGCGACCGCGTCCTGTACGAGACCGAGTACGCGCATCCGCAGTACACCCCCGAGACCATCGCGGCGCAGAGCCGGCTCGGCGAGATTCAGGGTGCGAACGGCATCTGGTGGGCGGGCGCGTGGACCGGCTACGGTTTCCACGAGGACGGCCTGAAGTCCGGGCTGGCGGCGGCTGCCGGTATCGATGCGGCCTGTCGTCCGGACTGGGCCGAGGCGGCATGA